One part of the Acidobacteriota bacterium genome encodes these proteins:
- a CDS encoding glycoside hydrolase family 16 protein, which produces MEPIAGRVTGARAGQRLVLFARSGVWWVQPTRNQPFTAIQADSQWKSSIHLGTEYAALLVAPGYRPPATLDELPASGGDVAAVAVVKGAGTLAATVKPLNFSGYEWKVRSAPSERGGKLNAYAPANVWTDARGALHLRLTQRASAWDCAEVQLTRSLGYGTYLFTVQETAHLEPAAVLSLFTWDDLEAKQNHREIDIELTRWGDPASKNAQYAIQPYYVPANVARFAAPAGVLTHSFRWEPGRVVFSSVRGRGIRGATPIAGHVFTSGIPTPGGETVHLNLYVFGGTASPLQNETEVVIEKFEYLP; this is translated from the coding sequence GTGGAACCCATCGCCGGGCGCGTGACCGGCGCGCGGGCCGGACAACGCCTGGTGCTTTTTGCCCGCAGCGGCGTCTGGTGGGTGCAGCCGACCCGCAACCAGCCCTTCACGGCAATCCAGGCGGATTCACAATGGAAGAGTTCAATCCATCTCGGCACCGAATATGCGGCGTTACTGGTTGCGCCGGGCTACCGGCCGCCAGCCACGCTGGATGAATTGCCCGCCAGCGGTGGCGACGTGGCGGCTGTGGCAGTGGTCAAAGGCGCGGGCACTTTGGCCGCCACCGTGAAGCCCCTCAACTTCAGCGGCTATGAATGGAAAGTCCGCAGCGCACCCAGCGAACGCGGCGGCAAGCTCAATGCCTATGCTCCGGCCAACGTTTGGACGGATGCGCGCGGCGCGTTGCATTTGCGCCTGACGCAGCGCGCCAGCGCGTGGGATTGTGCGGAAGTACAGCTCACGCGCAGCCTCGGCTATGGCACCTATCTCTTCACCGTCCAGGAAACGGCGCATCTGGAACCCGCCGCCGTCTTGAGCCTGTTCACCTGGGATGATTTGGAGGCTAAGCAGAATCACCGCGAAATAGACATTGAACTCACGCGCTGGGGTGATCCCGCCAGCAAGAACGCGCAATATGCGATCCAGCCTTACTACGTGCCCGCCAACGTCGCCCGGTTTGCCGCGCCTGCGGGCGTCCTCACGCATAGCTTTCGCTGGGAGCCGGGGCGGGTGGTTTTTAGCAGCGTGCGGGGCCGCGGCATCCGAGGTGCCACACCAATTGCCGGGCATGTTTTCACGTCGGGGATTCCCACGCCGGGTGGCGAAACGGTTCATCTGAACCTGTATGTCTTCGGCGGCACCGCTAGCCCGTTGCAAAACGAAACCGAGGTGGTCATTGAGAAATTCGAATACCTGCCTTGA